One segment of Ziziphus jujuba cultivar Dongzao chromosome 12, ASM3175591v1 DNA contains the following:
- the LOC107429460 gene encoding uncharacterized protein LOC107429460, producing the protein MVCVGEEEGVPNYMAKGPERSRPLLHNFDLPCLKWGTQRQLRCMKVNSIGAFEGVAADDDDHQQYMGFRVETTPISRRRESEPERRRFRVPKPKTADSNDSEEGIEALREKLMSDLKTAANKLKDAILRDEVVAEGGDADNDTEAVVEGSPAPATTAVDLRPWNLRTRRVACKSSNGGGGKGLRTEERKPNNNSPLRSDGGNNGGKSPRPVRGLPEKKDRPKFSVPLARKEIEEDFMEMLGNRPPRRPKKRPRMVQKQLDCLFPGLWLTEVTADSYKVPEFPENCKR; encoded by the exons ATGGTGTGTGTCGGTGAGGAAGAAGGAGTGCCGAACTACATGGCGAAAGGTCCAGAAAGATCGAGGCCTCTACTACACAATTTCGATTTGCCGTGTTTGAAGTGGGGGACTCAGAGACAACTCAGGTGCATGAAAGTTAATTCGATCGGCGCCTTCGAAGGCGTCGCCGCCGACGACGATGATCATCAGCAATACATGGGTTTCAGAGTCGAGACCACTCCGATCAGTCGGCGGCGGGAATCGGAACCTGAGAGGCGGAGATTTCGGGTTCCGAAACCGAAAACTGCCGACAGCAACGACAGCGAGGAAGGGATCGAAGCCCTGAGGGAGAAGCTCATGTCGGATCTCAAAACGGCGGCGAATAAGTTGAAAGACGCGATTTTGAGGGACGAAGTGGTGGCTGAAGGAGGAGACGCTGATAATGACACCGAGGCGGTGGTGGAGGGGTCGCCGGCGCCGGCGACCACGGCCGTCGATTTGAGGCCGTGGAATCTCAGGACGAGGAGGGTCGCGTGTAAGTCTTCGAACGGTGGAGGAGGTAAGGGGTTGAGAACTGAGGAGAGGAAGCCCAATAACAACTCGCCGTTGAGGAGTGACGGCGGCAACAATGGCGGCAAGTCGCCAAGGCCTGTGAGAGGGCTCCCTGAAAAGAAGGATAGACCGAAGTTTTCAGTGCCGCTTGCGAGGAAGGAGATCGAAGAGGATTTTATGGAGATGCTGGGCAACAGGCCGCCTCGGAGGCCAAAAAAGCGTCCAAGGATGGTTCAGAAGCAATTGGAT TGTCTGTTTCCCGGTTTGTGGTTGACGGAGGTTACAGC